AAGGCGTTCGACGGTCTTTGGCGCAGCAACGGTCACATTCCCGCCTTCGTCGCCTACACCCAGGCCATCGCCGGCGGTGACCAGGCCAAGGCCGACAAGGCCGTCCAGGACCTTCTCGCCTACGCCAAGACGTTCGGCACGACCATGAACTCGGTCAACTCCAACCTCCCCGCCGCGGCGGTCGAGGACGCCATCAAGATGCACGCCACCACCCTCAAGGCGGTCGTCGACGCCCAGAAGGCCGGCGACGCCGTCAAGACGGCCACGGCGCTGCGTGGCGCCGTGCACCACATGTCCGGCACCGCCGATGTCCTCGCCGAGGCCACCGTCAAGCAGTTCGCCGACAAGTTCACGGTGTAGCCGACCCCCCGCGACCGCTCACGACACTCGTTCGCGGCCAGTCCCGGTCGTAACAAGCCAGCCCGCCCCGAGTTCTGGGGCGGGCTGGCTTCGCGCCCCGACCCTGCCGGTTCAACCAGGCGATTCCGACCTCGAACCGCGCCGCGCCCATCCCAGCCTTCGACCAGCACCGATGACGTGGTGAGCCCCCGAGCGAGGGCCGACCGTGCGACTCGCGACCCTCCCCCTTCTCACGCTTTCGGCCCTGCCCATTTCGGCCGGCGGCGCTCTGCACCTGCGTGACTGGGCAGGCACGTATGGTCGCCGTCGGCTTCGTTGCCGGCGCAACAAGGCTCCGACGACCAGCGTCTACGAGGTCCCAAGACTGGCTACGATCAGCGGCCGTGCCGGGGCGTCGACACCGACGTTCAGTGTGCGCCAGATGTGCACCAGCCCCGGGGAAGGGCCGGCGCTGACCGAACCCAAATAGCGGTATGACCTGCGCTTATCCCGGTGGGCGTAACAGGACTCGAACCTGTGACCTCAGCCGTGTGAAGGCTGCGCTCTAACCAACTGAGCCATACGCCCGGGACCGGACATGGTAGTCGCTCAACCGGCCGGCTCGGCAGGGGTCGGGAGGACCCGCTCGCGCCACGGGACACTGGACAGCATGCCCGCCGGGCGGCGTGCCGCCGACGCCACGATGCTGGCCCCCTGGATCACCAGGCCCCGATGGGCGCCCGCCATCCACGCCAGCGCGTCGTCGCCGTCGTCCACCCCCACGTGGCAGCGGGCGAGCGCCACCCGCGCCCGCAGGCGCCTCGGCGCGACGACCGGCCCCCCGTCGCGCCACTGGAGGGACCGCACGGGCACCAGAGCCGCCAGCGCGTGGCGGGTCCGGTGGGCGCGGACGGTGATCCCCCGGCCTTCCCACACCATGGCCCGGTCCCGCCCGTCGGCCTCCCAGCGCAGGGTGCCCACCTCCGCGGGCAGGCCCCACAGGCGCCGGCACTCCAGGCGGGCGTCGGCGGACGTCACGGCCATGGCGACGACGCACATCCCGGGCCTCAGCCCGACCCGGGCCGGTACCAGGACGGACAACTCGCAGTAGGCGCCGACCGGCGAGTCGTCGTAGCGCATGGCGACCACGGCCGCCGGACCGGGGAGAGCGGCTACCCGGGGTGGCACCGCCGCCGGCAGCGAGGGCGGCGGGGCGCACCACGCCAGCAGCCCCTCACCGTGGAGCAGCCAGGGAGGTTCGGCCACAGGACCACCGTACGCGTGCGCGGCCGAGTGTCGCTCCGGGACCCGGCGATGCTTGACTGGCCCGATGCGGATCGCCGTGATCGCCCCCCCGTGGACACCGGTCCCACCGAAGCTCTACGGCGGGATCGAACTGGTCGTCGACCGGCTGGCCACCGGCTTCCAGCGAGCCGGCCACGACGTGCTCCTC
This is a stretch of genomic DNA from Acidimicrobiales bacterium. It encodes these proteins:
- a CDS encoding acetoacetate decarboxylase family protein, translating into MAEPPWLLHGEGLLAWCAPPPSLPAAVPPRVAALPGPAAVVAMRYDDSPVGAYCELSVLVPARVGLRPGMCVVAMAVTSADARLECRRLWGLPAEVGTLRWEADGRDRAMVWEGRGITVRAHRTRHALAALVPVRSLQWRDGGPVVAPRRLRARVALARCHVGVDDGDDALAWMAGAHRGLVIQGASIVASAARRPAGMLSSVPWRERVLPTPAEPAG